A single genomic interval of halophilic archaeon DL31 harbors:
- a CDS encoding transcriptional regulator NikR, CopG family (KEGG: hvo:HVO_B0151 ribbon-helix-helix protein, CopG family domain protein~HAMAP: nickel-responsive regulator~PFAM: Transcription factor, NikR, nickel binding C-terminal; CopG-like DNA-binding), whose translation MTVVSVSMPEELLERIDQFSEDHGYTGRSEVFREASRNLLGEFEDKKLEGRDLMGVVTVVFDFETTNVEEKMMHLRHEHESLVASNFHSHVGQHHCMELFVLEGSLEEISTFVGKIRATKDTLTVDYSVLPVDDFGPLADMS comes from the coding sequence ATGACCGTCGTTAGCGTCTCGATGCCGGAGGAACTGCTGGAGCGAATCGACCAATTCTCGGAGGATCACGGCTATACTGGCCGGAGCGAGGTGTTCCGTGAGGCGAGTCGGAACCTGCTCGGGGAGTTCGAGGACAAGAAACTCGAAGGCCGTGACCTGATGGGTGTCGTCACCGTGGTCTTTGACTTCGAGACGACCAACGTCGAGGAGAAGATGATGCACCTTCGCCACGAACACGAATCACTCGTCGCGTCGAACTTCCACAGCCACGTTGGCCAACACCACTGCATGGAGTTGTTCGTCCTTGAGGGCTCGCTCGAGGAAATCTCGACCTTCGTCGGGAAAATTCGCGCAACGAAGGACACCCTCACCGTCGACTACTCAGTCCTGCCCGTCGACGACTTCGGGCCGCTGGCGGACATGAGCTAA
- a CDS encoding Rieske (2Fe-2S) iron-sulfur domain-containing protein (PFAM: Rieske [2Fe-2S] iron-sulphur domain~KEGG: hvo:HVO_0920 rieske [2Fe-2S] domain containing oxidoreductase): MPEGTPIAAVDDVPDMGSSLFTVEDAFTNEREAILVPCEQEPGVEAWINSCTHEAQRFDQGDGAAMRDGQLICPKHGSFFDACSGECDNGKAAGTTLPGIDIAVEDGTVYLVDENYEFLRTGGIDDDSGPSSSSHLSF; encoded by the coding sequence ATGCCCGAAGGAACGCCTATCGCCGCCGTCGACGACGTCCCCGACATGGGCTCCTCCCTGTTCACCGTCGAGGACGCCTTCACGAACGAACGCGAAGCCATTCTCGTTCCTTGTGAGCAAGAGCCCGGCGTGGAAGCATGGATAAACAGCTGTACGCACGAAGCCCAGCGGTTCGACCAGGGGGATGGCGCAGCGATGCGGGACGGGCAGCTCATCTGCCCGAAACACGGCTCGTTTTTCGACGCCTGTTCTGGCGAATGTGACAACGGGAAGGCCGCCGGCACGACGCTCCCGGGAATCGACATCGCCGTCGAGGATGGAACCGTCTACCTGGTCGACGAGAACTACGAGTTTCTCCGGACAGGCGGTATCGACGACGACTCAGGCCCGAGTTCCTCCTCACACCTCTCGTTTTAA
- a CDS encoding hypothetical protein (KEGG: hvo:HVO_2334 hypothetical protein) — MANPVPYAPVAELPLTVEALDYEQFEQKTSSEFTRVTTVFALNGDGKTGRGEDVAYDTADHERLAAAIDDGSFSLPNGSFSFGEFSTALDAVALFLGEGPERDASRHYRRWGVESAALDLALRQNNTSLPALLDPEHQSVRFVASTRLGDPPTTDRVDAIQARSPGIGFKLDPTPDWDDELVEDLRGRNAVRVVDLKGHYEGTSVDAEASPAFYSRIVEGFPDAVVEDPLLTEETRPLFEGAEGRVSWDSPIHSLGDVQALPWEPSWLNSKPSRFGTVAELFRVIRWALSNGVNLYGGGQFELAVGRAQAQELASLFYPDGPNDLAPSSYNEASLPTELPDSPLAVPLDHVGFGF; from the coding sequence ATGGCCAACCCCGTTCCCTACGCTCCCGTCGCCGAGCTCCCGTTGACTGTTGAAGCGCTCGACTACGAGCAGTTCGAACAGAAGACTTCCTCGGAGTTCACTCGCGTGACGACCGTGTTCGCCCTCAACGGAGACGGCAAGACTGGTCGCGGCGAGGACGTTGCCTACGACACGGCAGACCACGAGCGCCTTGCCGCCGCCATCGACGACGGCTCGTTCTCGCTTCCGAACGGTTCATTCAGCTTCGGGGAGTTTTCAACCGCACTCGATGCGGTTGCGCTCTTTCTGGGTGAGGGGCCGGAACGCGATGCCTCCCGCCACTACCGCCGGTGGGGCGTCGAGTCCGCAGCGTTGGACCTCGCGCTCCGACAGAACAACACCTCACTCCCGGCGCTGCTCGACCCCGAACACCAGTCGGTTCGGTTCGTCGCCAGCACGCGACTGGGCGACCCGCCGACGACGGACCGCGTCGATGCGATCCAAGCCCGAAGCCCCGGGATCGGCTTCAAACTGGACCCCACGCCAGACTGGGACGACGAGCTCGTCGAGGACCTTCGCGGGCGCAACGCAGTCAGGGTCGTTGACTTGAAAGGCCATTATGAGGGAACGAGCGTGGACGCTGAGGCGAGCCCTGCGTTCTACAGCCGTATCGTCGAGGGGTTCCCCGACGCGGTCGTCGAAGACCCGCTACTGACCGAGGAAACACGACCACTGTTCGAGGGTGCCGAGGGGCGGGTCTCGTGGGATAGCCCAATTCACAGTCTCGGGGACGTGCAGGCGCTCCCGTGGGAGCCATCGTGGCTCAACAGCAAACCGTCGCGGTTCGGCACCGTGGCGGAACTGTTCCGGGTGATTCGCTGGGCGCTCTCGAATGGGGTGAACCTCTACGGTGGCGGCCAGTTTGAACTCGCAGTCGGCAGAGCGCAGGCTCAGGAACTTGCGTCGCTGTTCTACCCTGACGGCCCGAACGACTTGGCGCCGAGCAGCTACAACGAGGCGTCGTTGCCAACGGAGCTCCCGGACAGCCCTCTCGCCGTCCCGCTGGACCACGTCGGGTTTGGCTTTTAA